One Planctomycetaceae bacterium DNA window includes the following coding sequences:
- a CDS encoding flavin reductase family protein: MTESNTSEPCSSIAPVLGRIPSGVFILVAGGPDGRSTGLLASWIQQASFAPPQVTIAVNKSRYLNDWLAVGSAITLNQVAKGDKVLFGHFGKGFEPDANAFQGIETTEGNNGLPVLKGAMASMEGVLESKLDAGDHVIWLANITVAHAHQDPGGFDPYVHIRKNGLGY; encoded by the coding sequence ATGACCGAATCCAATACTTCTGAACCCTGCTCTTCGATTGCTCCGGTTCTCGGCCGAATACCAAGCGGCGTCTTTATCCTGGTTGCCGGCGGACCGGATGGAAGAAGCACAGGCCTGCTTGCAAGCTGGATTCAGCAGGCTTCGTTCGCGCCACCTCAGGTGACAATTGCCGTCAACAAGTCTCGCTACCTGAACGACTGGCTGGCAGTGGGTTCTGCCATCACACTCAATCAGGTTGCCAAAGGAGACAAAGTGTTGTTCGGTCATTTTGGAAAAGGCTTTGAGCCCGATGCCAATGCATTCCAGGGCATCGAGACCACTGAAGGAAACAACGGTTTACCGGTTCTCAAAGGGGCTATGGCATCAATGGAGGGTGTGCTGGAATCGAAATTGGATGCTGGCGATCACGTGATCTGGCTGGCAAACATCACGGTAGCTCATGCACATCAGGACCCTGGTGGATTTGATCCATACGTGCACATTCGAAAAAATGGCCTTGGGTACTAG
- a CDS encoding FAD-linked oxidase C-terminal domain-containing protein, producing MPSTNPIVTPEFIRQLCEIAGRDAVLDSSDELLVYECDGYVVEKAVPDVVVFPRNSDQISRIVIACNQYGVPFVPRGAGTSLAGGCLPVGGGVMISLTRMNRILEINLRDRYAVVEPGVVNVRLTRALAGSGFHYAPDPSSQGACTIGGNVATNSGGPHTLKYGVTVNHVLGVEFVDPSGEIIQFGGPCGQTDSFDLTGLFVGSEGTFGVVTRVWVKITRDPSAYRTMLAVFETVDDATRAISSIIGAGIIPAALEMMDQGIVGALEAAYHFGFPLDAGAVLLIEVDGLDCAVDAEAETITRLCKSNAAREVRLSSTEEERALLWKCRKQAFGAIGRLSSGYCTQDGVVPRTRLPEILASIIDIGHRHSIRIVNVFHAGDGNIHPILLFDERDSEQVQRVLLASEEILDRCIELGGSVTGEHGIGIEKINFMPKLFSEESLKVMEDVRQALNPGGLCSPAKMLPTAGACGTESIQKSQPGRRAAL from the coding sequence ATGCCATCTACTAACCCCATCGTTACGCCTGAGTTCATTCGGCAGTTGTGCGAGATAGCAGGTCGGGATGCGGTACTCGATTCTTCAGACGAACTGCTCGTGTATGAATGCGACGGATACGTCGTGGAGAAAGCCGTCCCTGACGTCGTCGTCTTCCCTCGCAATAGTGACCAGATTAGTCGCATCGTCATCGCGTGTAACCAGTACGGAGTCCCGTTTGTTCCTCGGGGAGCCGGGACAAGTCTTGCAGGTGGATGCCTGCCTGTCGGCGGTGGCGTAATGATCTCGCTGACTCGAATGAATCGCATTCTGGAGATCAATCTTCGGGACAGGTATGCCGTCGTGGAACCTGGCGTCGTCAATGTGCGTCTCACACGCGCTCTGGCTGGAAGTGGCTTCCATTACGCGCCAGATCCCTCAAGTCAGGGAGCATGCACAATCGGTGGCAACGTTGCCACAAATTCCGGTGGCCCGCACACTTTGAAATATGGTGTGACAGTCAACCATGTTCTGGGTGTTGAGTTCGTTGATCCCAGCGGAGAAATCATTCAGTTTGGCGGCCCATGTGGGCAAACAGATTCGTTTGACCTGACCGGATTGTTCGTCGGCAGCGAAGGTACATTCGGCGTGGTGACCCGTGTTTGGGTAAAGATCACACGAGATCCGTCAGCCTATCGGACGATGCTGGCGGTATTCGAAACCGTGGATGATGCGACTCGAGCGATCAGCAGTATCATCGGTGCCGGTATCATTCCGGCTGCACTGGAGATGATGGACCAGGGCATCGTCGGTGCCCTGGAGGCCGCGTACCACTTTGGCTTTCCTCTCGATGCCGGCGCAGTTCTGTTGATAGAAGTCGACGGACTGGATTGTGCAGTCGATGCTGAAGCCGAAACCATTACCCGGCTCTGCAAGTCGAACGCTGCACGCGAAGTCCGGCTGTCCTCAACGGAAGAAGAAAGAGCACTCTTGTGGAAGTGCCGAAAGCAGGCCTTCGGCGCTATCGGTCGTCTGAGCTCAGGATACTGCACTCAGGATGGCGTTGTACCACGAACAAGATTACCGGAGATTCTTGCCAGCATCATTGACATCGGCCATCGCCACTCAATTCGAATCGTGAACGTTTTTCATGCAGGCGATGGCAATATTCACCCAATTCTCTTGTTTGATGAACGGGATTCCGAGCAGGTGCAGCGTGTCCTTCTCGCGAGTGAAGAAATACTCGACCGATGTATCGAACTCGGCGGAAGTGTCACAGGAGAACACGGAATTGGCATTGAAAAGATCAACTTCATGCCCAAACTGTTCAGTGAGGAAAGTTTGAAAGTCATGGAAGATGTACGCCAGGCTCTCAATCCAGGCGGGCTATGCAGCCCTGCCAAGATGTTGCCGACAGCTGGGGCGTGTGGCACTGAATCAATTCAAAAGTCACAACCGGGACGCAGGGCTGCGTTGTGA
- a CDS encoding DUF1559 domain-containing protein encodes MRSLRMRHRGFTLIELLVVIAIIAILIALLLPAVQQAREAARRTQCKNNLKQIGLALHNYHDVFDRFVYQKGGTNGYGSTARNDGNYNRRSGMISLLPYLEQANLYQAVEAGDTSGANGQTLPVPPGGAAPWSGWRVWWVQIPSLRCPTDPGIITARGTSNYAFCRGDSYAYTSNNRDANANSGLFARNICYGIRDITDGTSNTIAFGERVQASFGQGGAAGRDKREATYMGVAAITTSGPGACLAAANAVLSGGRYTTGANVKGKFSSIWQDGQPENVAFNTVLAPNAPSCTNNTNNNADSSFSILNASSYHTGGAQVLMADGSVHFISENIDTGNLGAVKNTTNGPSPYGVWGALGTRIGGEVIGEY; translated from the coding sequence ATGAGATCACTTAGGATGCGTCATCGTGGGTTTACGTTGATTGAATTGCTTGTTGTGATTGCAATCATCGCCATTCTGATCGCGCTGTTGCTTCCAGCGGTTCAGCAGGCCCGCGAAGCAGCACGCCGAACGCAGTGCAAAAACAATTTGAAGCAGATCGGTCTCGCGCTGCACAACTATCACGACGTGTTCGATCGCTTCGTGTATCAGAAGGGTGGCACGAACGGTTACGGCAGCACAGCACGAAACGACGGTAACTACAACCGACGCTCGGGCATGATCAGTCTGCTGCCGTATCTGGAGCAGGCGAATCTGTATCAGGCCGTTGAAGCTGGCGACACGTCAGGTGCCAATGGCCAAACATTGCCAGTTCCACCGGGTGGTGCTGCTCCGTGGAGCGGCTGGCGTGTCTGGTGGGTCCAGATTCCTTCACTCCGCTGTCCTACAGATCCCGGAATTATCACTGCACGTGGAACGTCGAATTACGCATTCTGTCGTGGCGACAGCTATGCTTACACATCGAACAACCGCGATGCGAATGCGAACAGTGGTCTGTTTGCACGCAACATTTGCTACGGTATTCGTGATATCACCGACGGTACCAGCAATACAATCGCATTCGGCGAGCGCGTTCAGGCAAGTTTTGGTCAGGGCGGAGCTGCCGGGCGTGACAAGCGTGAAGCGACCTACATGGGTGTTGCAGCGATCACAACAAGCGGTCCGGGCGCCTGCCTTGCGGCCGCCAACGCAGTGTTGAGCGGTGGCCGGTACACGACAGGTGCGAATGTGAAAGGAAAGTTCAGTTCAATCTGGCAGGATGGACAGCCGGAGAATGTTGCATTCAATACCGTTCTGGCCCCGAACGCACCGTCCTGCACCAACAACACCAACAACAATGCGGATTCTTCGTTTTCCATCCTGAATGCCAGCAGCTACCACACCGGAGGTGCTCAGGTATTGATGGCTGACGGATCAGTACACTTTATCAGTGAGAATATTGACACTGGTAATCTGGGTGCTGTAAAGAATACGACCAACGGTCCAAGCCCCTACGGCGTCTGGGGCGCTCTTGGAACTCGCATTGGTGGAGAAGTGATCGGGGAGTACTAA
- a CDS encoding molybdenum cofactor biosynthesis protein MoaE — MIELTEDVIDYSSLTESVRDHRAGAVVLFLGTVREFTNDLQTASLTYEAYPEMAKSAMTELEEEVRRNHRVCNVGIVHRIGSLGLGEISVAVAVSAPHRADAFEAGRWLIDTLKERVPVWKQENYVDGSTEWVHPNG; from the coding sequence ATGATTGAACTGACAGAAGACGTCATCGACTATTCCAGCCTGACAGAATCCGTCCGCGATCATCGTGCTGGAGCAGTCGTTCTGTTTCTTGGAACGGTGCGAGAATTCACCAACGATTTGCAGACCGCTTCCCTCACGTACGAAGCCTATCCGGAGATGGCAAAGTCGGCAATGACTGAACTCGAAGAAGAAGTTCGAAGAAATCACCGCGTCTGCAATGTTGGGATTGTCCACCGTATCGGATCCCTTGGTCTTGGTGAGATCAGTGTTGCAGTCGCGGTCAGTGCTCCCCATCGCGCTGACGCTTTCGAGGCTGGACGATGGTTGATCGACACGCTTAAAGAGAGAGTGCCGGTCTGGAAACAGGAGAATTATGTGGACGGTTCCACCGAATGGGTACACCCCAATGGCTGA
- a CDS encoding SMP-30/gluconolactonase/LRE family protein, with protein sequence MKIIETEVLFHPESEELRFLPEGPYTAGPDLMSWVAIQHGAASSSGSINLLDTRTRQNRSFELPGRPGFAFPTTSAGVFVAGVERELGLFDTSNQSWTAFATEVDRNTTNTIINDGVIFEGNLVLGCKELEFKTKKAGLYLWRRSDRQLIQLRDDQICSNGKAIVRDDDGVLNLIDIDSPSKTITSSVLNIDAGILSEPRVIVDLSDEEVFPDGMIVTPDHKSLIVALYDPGDPHFGAARQYSLQEGQLETIWTCAGSPRVTCPQLIEHEGRVRLVLTSAVEHMPADQQKRHPQAGAIFVGDTSFETIGDQPLFELPL encoded by the coding sequence ATGAAGATTATTGAAACGGAAGTGCTCTTCCACCCGGAATCAGAAGAACTTCGGTTTCTCCCGGAAGGTCCATACACCGCAGGACCAGACCTGATGAGTTGGGTGGCCATTCAACACGGAGCTGCGTCGTCCAGCGGCTCTATCAATCTCCTTGACACAAGAACACGGCAAAACAGATCGTTCGAATTACCCGGCCGGCCTGGGTTTGCTTTTCCAACCACAAGCGCGGGCGTCTTCGTTGCAGGAGTCGAACGAGAGCTTGGATTGTTTGACACCTCGAATCAAAGCTGGACGGCATTCGCCACGGAAGTGGACCGAAACACGACGAACACCATCATCAATGACGGAGTCATCTTTGAAGGGAATTTGGTTCTCGGCTGCAAAGAACTGGAATTTAAGACAAAGAAAGCCGGTCTCTACCTCTGGCGCAGAAGTGACAGGCAGTTGATCCAGCTCCGGGACGACCAGATTTGTTCGAACGGGAAAGCCATCGTTCGCGATGACGACGGTGTGCTGAATCTGATCGATATCGATTCACCTTCAAAGACAATTACTTCCAGCGTCCTGAATATTGATGCCGGCATCCTTTCTGAACCAAGGGTGATCGTTGACCTCTCAGATGAAGAGGTCTTTCCGGACGGAATGATTGTCACACCAGACCATAAGAGCCTGATCGTCGCACTGTACGATCCGGGAGATCCACACTTCGGGGCCGCCAGGCAGTATTCTCTGCAGGAGGGGCAACTCGAAACCATCTGGACCTGCGCTGGGTCTCCGCGTGTCACATGCCCCCAGCTAATTGAACACGAAGGCCGTGTCCGTCTTGTGTTGACTTCGGCGGTTGAGCATATGCCCGCAGACCAGCAGAAAAGACATCCGCAGGCAGGAGCTATCTTTGTCGGAGACACATCGTTCGAGACGATTGGAGATCAACCGCTCTTTGAACTTCCACTCTAA
- the moaA gene encoding GTP 3',8-cyclase MoaA, with amino-acid sequence MADECNDANGPNAEEFDRKLVDRFGRQHNNLRISVTDRCNIRCFYCMPADNVEFLPKDHLLTFEEITRVATISAGLGIDRIRLTGGEPLVRRDLHKLISLLVKIPGIRDIGMTTNGILLAEQARQLRDAGLARLNISLDALDPAVFRRITRREGYEKVIEGIQSARDAGFEPIKLNAVSIRGLTEDQIVPFGRLARETNTIVRFIEFMPLDADAKWQREKVLFAHEIIARLEAEFGSLEPVQFGNASSPSQDYRFGDGCGQIGLIASVSRPFCGSCNRFRLTADGKLRNCLFSLEETDIKPLLRDQQSDDRIADAMIRCIADKKEGHEINTARFIQPNRPMHSIGG; translated from the coding sequence ATGGCTGACGAATGTAATGACGCGAATGGCCCGAATGCAGAAGAGTTCGATCGCAAACTCGTGGATCGATTCGGTCGACAACACAATAATCTTCGCATCAGCGTCACAGATCGATGCAATATTCGCTGCTTTTATTGTATGCCGGCAGACAACGTAGAGTTTCTGCCCAAAGATCACCTGCTCACGTTTGAAGAAATCACGCGAGTGGCAACCATCAGTGCAGGCCTTGGCATTGATCGCATCCGATTGACGGGTGGTGAACCCCTGGTGAGAAGAGATCTTCACAAGCTGATCTCGTTGCTCGTGAAAATCCCGGGCATTCGCGACATCGGGATGACGACAAATGGTATTTTGCTTGCGGAACAGGCCCGTCAACTGCGAGACGCCGGCCTCGCCCGCCTGAACATCAGTCTGGATGCACTTGATCCCGCGGTTTTCCGCAGGATTACTCGTCGTGAAGGTTACGAGAAAGTCATTGAAGGCATTCAATCGGCCCGCGATGCAGGCTTCGAACCTATCAAGTTGAATGCTGTTTCGATACGTGGCCTCACCGAAGATCAGATCGTGCCATTTGGCCGCCTGGCCAGGGAAACGAACACCATCGTTCGATTCATCGAATTTATGCCTCTCGATGCAGATGCGAAGTGGCAGCGTGAAAAAGTCCTGTTCGCCCATGAAATCATTGCCCGCCTCGAAGCAGAGTTTGGCAGTCTTGAGCCCGTCCAATTCGGAAACGCGAGCTCACCATCGCAGGATTACCGTTTTGGGGATGGCTGCGGACAAATTGGATTAATCGCAAGCGTATCCAGGCCATTCTGTGGCTCGTGCAATCGCTTCCGATTAACTGCAGATGGCAAACTGAGAAACTGTTTGTTCAGCCTTGAAGAAACAGATATCAAACCATTGCTTAGAGACCAGCAGTCCGACGACAGAATTGCCGATGCGATGATAAGATGCATTGCTGACAAGAAAGAAGGCCACGAAATCAATACAGCCCGCTTCATACAGCCGAATCGCCCGATGCATTCCATTGGTGGCTGA
- a CDS encoding alpha/beta hydrolase, whose product MLVSLQRRLIYKPECNSLLQVALYPELLQYYPAARDVCIPTPDNESLGAWYLPFDNSQAVNSSRLIIFLHGNAGNRSGRLGWYKLFYEFGVSLLAIDYRGYGDSTGTPSEEGLARDAIAAWHFAKSLGYTDDSICLTGVSLGGAVAVRLASTLSSTGSTPAGLVLVATFASMVETAAFHYPWVPVRWLLRDRFDSASFIKTIDTPILCFHGNTDDIVPIEMGKRLMSFAPDKSRTGIRPRFVEMKGVAHRRLAESGIEFYRRHLPVFLRQIWNQQTPPEIKKERGS is encoded by the coding sequence ATGCTTGTTTCCCTTCAACGCAGGTTAATCTACAAACCTGAATGCAACAGTCTGCTTCAGGTTGCTCTCTATCCCGAATTGCTTCAGTACTATCCCGCGGCTCGCGACGTTTGCATCCCCACACCGGACAACGAATCTCTCGGGGCCTGGTACCTCCCCTTCGACAATTCACAGGCAGTGAATTCTTCTCGCCTGATCATCTTCCTTCACGGCAACGCAGGGAATCGGTCTGGTCGTCTCGGTTGGTACAAGCTGTTCTATGAATTTGGCGTCAGTTTGCTTGCGATCGACTACCGTGGCTATGGAGATTCCACAGGCACCCCTTCAGAGGAAGGACTGGCCAGGGATGCAATCGCAGCGTGGCACTTTGCAAAATCATTGGGATATACAGACGACTCAATCTGCCTGACGGGAGTCTCTCTTGGTGGCGCTGTCGCAGTCCGTCTGGCTTCAACACTGTCCAGTACAGGCTCCACGCCAGCTGGACTTGTCCTGGTTGCTACCTTTGCGTCCATGGTCGAAACCGCAGCTTTTCATTACCCATGGGTCCCAGTCCGATGGCTACTGCGAGATCGATTCGACTCGGCAAGCTTCATCAAGACAATCGATACACCAATTCTTTGCTTTCATGGAAACACAGATGACATCGTCCCCATCGAAATGGGAAAACGACTTATGTCGTTCGCTCCTGACAAGTCTCGAACCGGAATCAGGCCGAGGTTTGTGGAGATGAAGGGCGTGGCGCATCGAAGGCTGGCGGAATCCGGCATCGAATTCTATCGTCGCCATCTGCCCGTGTTTCTACGGCAGATCTGGAACCAGCAGACTCCACCGGAGATCAAGAAAGAAAGAGGCAGCTGA
- a CDS encoding ABC transporter ATP-binding protein — protein sequence MPSLLEVHQLHKTYGDRRVVDGLSFSVNAGEAFGLLGPNGAGKSTTMMMIAGVLDADSGTVTLNNRQMLRNDLESRRPLGVVPQDLAIYSDLTARENLSFFAQLYGLRGETLRERVDEALERVGLTGRADDYAGTFSGGMKRRLNFAAAIMHRPMLLVLDEPTVGVDPQSRAHLLDCVRHLQQNGTAVIYASHYMEEVEAVCARAAIIDHGKLLACDTIDRLLLQIPFEVELRLTQPIIPDELGLASNVIAETGIDGSDAILRVRTSDTFSETALHTEVTNLLKSLADHSVTVRSIRTLEPNLERLFLNLTGSRLRD from the coding sequence ATGCCGTCTCTTCTCGAAGTGCATCAACTTCACAAGACCTATGGCGATCGCAGAGTCGTTGATGGGCTCTCTTTCAGCGTCAACGCGGGTGAAGCGTTCGGATTGCTCGGCCCCAATGGAGCCGGTAAGTCAACGACAATGATGATGATTGCAGGCGTCCTCGATGCCGATTCCGGGACCGTCACGCTTAACAACCGTCAGATGCTTCGCAATGATCTGGAATCACGCAGACCACTGGGAGTCGTACCGCAGGATCTTGCCATCTATTCCGACCTGACCGCGCGTGAGAATCTCTCGTTCTTCGCACAGCTGTATGGGCTTCGCGGTGAAACTCTGCGCGAACGTGTGGACGAAGCTTTAGAACGAGTGGGACTCACAGGTCGTGCCGACGATTATGCCGGAACGTTTTCCGGAGGTATGAAAAGACGCCTGAACTTTGCCGCTGCCATTATGCATCGTCCAATGCTTCTGGTACTCGATGAGCCAACTGTGGGTGTGGACCCGCAGAGCCGTGCTCATCTGCTGGATTGCGTACGACATCTGCAACAGAACGGAACTGCGGTCATCTACGCCAGTCACTACATGGAAGAAGTTGAGGCCGTTTGCGCACGGGCAGCAATCATCGACCACGGCAAACTTCTGGCGTGCGACACCATCGACAGACTGCTGCTGCAGATCCCGTTTGAAGTTGAACTCCGGCTCACCCAACCCATCATACCCGATGAGCTCGGGCTGGCGTCGAATGTCATTGCCGAAACCGGAATCGACGGTTCTGACGCCATCTTAAGAGTGCGGACATCTGATACATTTTCAGAAACTGCGCTCCACACGGAGGTCACAAACCTGCTGAAAAGCCTTGCCGATCATTCTGTCACTGTGCGGTCCATCCGAACACTGGAACCGAATCTGGAACGGCTGTTTCTGAATCTCACGGGCAGTCGACTTCGCGATTAA
- a CDS encoding NPCBM/NEW2 domain-containing protein, with protein MAETAVITRATASHAVPVEADISGATDLYLVVSDGGDGFTCDWADWAEPKLSGPTGDLKLTDLKWKTASSDWGIPAINLNAGGTSLRIDGKPVKYGIGTHANSVIHFVLPEGYTRFTATCGLDNGGTDQSGGTASSVKFLVYTSAPPTRVQASGDGRDPATALAGIDVANGVEASLFAAEPMLLSPSNIDIDHLGRVWVCEVVNYRQFANKSNPGRAEGDRILILEDTDGDGVADKETTFYQGRDIDSAHGVCVLGDKVIVSAGDSVFCFYDDDGDQKCDRKEILFTGIKGTQHDHGIHSFTFGPDGRLYFNFGNSGNELHNPDGSLVVDIAGNEVIAHRHPYQEGMAFRCEPDGSKVDTLGWNFRNNWELCVDSFGTVWQSDNDDDGNKGVRINYVMEYGNYGYKDEISGAGWREARTNLEKEIPLQHWHLNDPGVVPNLLQTGAGSPTGMICYEGDRLPERFINQLIHCDAGPNVVRSYSVNSNGAGYSASVNDILVGTRDQWFRPSDVCVAPDGSLIVADWYDPGVGGHRQGDVTRGRLFRVSLPGQPYSVPKHDFSTVEGAARALKSPNVATRFLAFTKLKESGVAAESTLLKMFQSDPNTRFRARALWLLGQIADRTQKYVDLAIADDESDIRIVGLRLARRTGMPVLPLIAKLADDSSAQVRRECAVALRNEKSSPEKTKLWVALAGGYDGTDRWYLESLGISLTTEQEWNSALPSLQKSAPSEVFLDLVWRGRGKVAAGLKMAAITDLAKRDSLDTAHENLLRYFRSLDFDSREVVSGLCLKLLQPDRIRSYPPTTSEMIIAESLARLSGTDAESSDAKSALATVLKQTIGTSQFVRLVERFQSQQHYAELLQLARRHPAEQIGVEAISALLSLKQWQLINEALRGENTEAAIATAEAMGNTQSGAISGPLLAVIRNDQVNIEVRRACVRAAAKVNNAAMELVKSVEEDTIDPELTQAIAAALHASPSRNAREQAQRLFPLPPSKDDKPTPPVSELIQMRGDAQNGRLVFFTTGTCHKCHVVDGMGREIGPNLSEIGSKLSREAMFESVLFPSAGISHNYEAWTAVLTSGTTVSGLLTSTTDNSISIKGDDAIIRTFKRSEIEELVKQKSSLMPSDLQKIISAQELADLVEFMQTLKKK; from the coding sequence GTGGCTGAGACCGCAGTGATCACGAGAGCTACCGCGAGCCACGCCGTTCCTGTCGAAGCTGACATTTCAGGAGCAACGGACCTGTATCTTGTGGTGTCAGATGGAGGTGATGGCTTCACCTGCGACTGGGCGGACTGGGCCGAACCGAAGCTCAGCGGCCCGACTGGGGATCTGAAACTGACCGATCTGAAGTGGAAGACAGCTTCAAGTGATTGGGGAATTCCGGCAATCAACCTGAATGCGGGTGGGACATCGCTGAGGATCGACGGCAAGCCTGTCAAATACGGAATCGGGACACACGCCAATTCTGTGATTCATTTCGTATTACCAGAGGGATATACCAGATTCACCGCAACCTGCGGCCTCGACAATGGCGGGACAGACCAATCCGGTGGGACGGCCAGCAGCGTGAAGTTTCTTGTCTACACGTCCGCTCCACCGACGCGTGTACAGGCGAGTGGAGACGGACGCGATCCAGCGACTGCCCTTGCCGGCATAGATGTGGCCAACGGCGTTGAGGCGAGTCTGTTTGCTGCAGAACCGATGTTGTTAAGCCCTTCGAATATCGACATTGATCACCTTGGGAGAGTCTGGGTCTGCGAAGTGGTGAACTACCGACAGTTTGCCAACAAGAGTAATCCCGGACGTGCAGAAGGCGATCGAATTCTGATTCTGGAAGACACCGATGGAGATGGTGTCGCAGATAAAGAAACCACATTTTACCAGGGGCGTGATATTGATTCCGCGCATGGAGTATGTGTGCTCGGCGACAAAGTGATCGTTTCTGCCGGGGACAGTGTCTTTTGTTTTTACGATGACGACGGTGACCAAAAGTGCGACCGCAAGGAAATTCTGTTTACGGGCATCAAGGGCACGCAGCACGATCACGGCATCCATAGTTTCACATTTGGACCGGATGGGCGGTTGTATTTCAACTTTGGTAACAGTGGCAATGAACTCCACAATCCGGATGGTTCTCTTGTTGTTGATATCGCTGGCAATGAAGTCATCGCTCATCGCCATCCCTATCAGGAAGGTATGGCGTTTCGCTGCGAACCGGACGGCAGCAAAGTCGACACTCTGGGATGGAATTTTCGAAATAACTGGGAACTCTGTGTCGACAGTTTTGGAACAGTCTGGCAGTCGGACAATGACGATGACGGCAACAAAGGAGTTCGAATCAACTACGTGATGGAGTACGGCAACTACGGATACAAGGATGAGATCTCAGGCGCCGGCTGGCGTGAAGCTCGAACCAATCTGGAGAAGGAAATTCCACTTCAACACTGGCACCTGAATGATCCGGGTGTCGTACCGAACCTGTTGCAAACCGGAGCAGGATCACCGACCGGCATGATTTGTTATGAAGGCGACAGACTCCCCGAACGATTCATCAACCAGCTCATCCATTGCGACGCTGGTCCAAATGTCGTCCGCAGCTATTCGGTAAACAGCAATGGTGCCGGGTACTCGGCCAGCGTCAATGATATTCTCGTCGGGACTCGGGATCAGTGGTTCCGGCCGTCTGACGTTTGCGTCGCTCCTGATGGCAGCCTGATCGTAGCCGATTGGTATGATCCCGGTGTCGGTGGCCATCGACAGGGCGATGTGACTCGCGGTCGACTGTTCCGTGTCTCACTTCCCGGGCAGCCCTACTCCGTTCCAAAGCATGACTTCAGCACAGTCGAGGGTGCCGCTCGGGCGTTGAAGAGCCCCAATGTTGCGACTCGATTTTTGGCATTCACAAAACTAAAGGAATCTGGTGTCGCAGCTGAATCAACATTGCTGAAAATGTTCCAGTCCGATCCCAACACTCGGTTCCGAGCCAGAGCATTGTGGCTCCTTGGTCAAATTGCTGACCGCACCCAAAAGTACGTCGACCTTGCCATCGCCGACGACGAGAGCGACATTCGTATCGTCGGCCTTCGACTCGCCCGCCGAACGGGCATGCCCGTTTTGCCTCTGATTGCAAAACTCGCTGACGACTCATCGGCGCAGGTACGAAGAGAATGTGCGGTTGCTCTTCGCAACGAGAAAAGCTCGCCAGAGAAGACGAAGCTGTGGGTGGCACTCGCTGGCGGCTACGATGGAACGGACCGTTGGTACCTCGAATCTCTTGGCATTTCTTTGACAACAGAGCAGGAATGGAATTCTGCGTTGCCGTCACTTCAGAAGTCAGCCCCTTCCGAAGTATTTCTTGACCTCGTCTGGCGTGGCAGAGGTAAGGTCGCTGCCGGCCTGAAGATGGCTGCCATCACCGATCTTGCAAAGCGGGATTCCCTCGACACCGCTCACGAAAACTTATTGCGATACTTTCGTTCACTCGATTTCGACAGCCGTGAAGTCGTTTCGGGGCTCTGTCTGAAGCTCCTTCAGCCAGACAGGATCCGGTCTTACCCGCCAACGACGTCCGAAATGATCATTGCAGAGTCATTAGCTCGATTGTCAGGCACCGATGCAGAATCGAGCGATGCAAAATCCGCGTTAGCAACTGTGTTGAAACAGACCATCGGTACCTCACAATTTGTTCGACTCGTGGAAAGATTTCAAAGTCAGCAACATTACGCGGAATTGCTTCAACTGGCTCGACGACATCCTGCGGAACAGATCGGCGTGGAAGCCATCTCCGCCCTGCTGAGTCTGAAACAATGGCAGCTCATCAATGAGGCACTGCGAGGTGAAAACACCGAAGCAGCAATCGCAACAGCAGAAGCCATGGGTAATACGCAAAGTGGAGCCATCAGCGGACCTTTGCTTGCCGTCATCAGAAACGATCAGGTCAACATTGAGGTGCGTCGTGCGTGCGTTCGCGCCGCGGCAAAGGTGAACAACGCGGCGATGGAACTCGTCAAGTCTGTTGAAGAAGACACCATCGATCCGGAATTGACACAAGCCATAGCCGCAGCGTTGCATGCGTCACCATCTCGAAACGCGCGGGAGCAGGCTCAACGATTGTTTCCATTACCACCATCAAAAGATGATAAACCAACTCCACCTGTCAGCGAGCTCATTCAGATGCGTGGGGACGCACAGAACGGCCGACTGGTGTTCTTTACCACTGGCACTTGCCACAAATGCCATGTTGTGGATGGAATGGGACGTGAGATCGGCCCGAATCTCTCGGAAATTGGCAGCAAACTCAGCCGCGAGGCGATGTTCGAATCCGTCCTGTTTCCAAGTGCCGGCATCAGCCACAACTACGAAGCCTGGACTGCTGTGTTGACATCCGGCACCACGGTTTCGGGATTATTGACGAGCACTACTGATAACTCGATCAGCATTAAGGGGGATGATGCGATTATCAGAACATTCAAACGTTCAGAAATTGAAGAGTTAGTGAAGCAAAAATCCTCGCTAATGCCCTCCGATTTGCAGAAGATTATCTCTGCTCAGGAACTGGCCGACCTCGTGGAATTCATGCAGACATTGAAGAAGAAATAG